One region of Spiroplasma culicicola AES-1 genomic DNA includes:
- a CDS encoding potassium channel family protein — MAKKKSFAIIGANHFGLSVAQTLDEKKQHIKIFDINEEKLNLYVSEFESVEAIVLDTTNKNALERNGISQFDCVIVCFGSSMEASILTVLNLIDLGVENITVNARDKHHKRILLALGIEEDKVIIPDVMTGKLVATKSLFDIEGDVQSTDGEYSFTSIQVLDENVIDKTISENGLSTNKDFNIVQIKRNGKVVIPDEYTTLKEEDILIVFAKNTMINDLVIKIRGEIEEE; from the coding sequence ATGGCTAAAAAGAAAAGCTTTGCGATTATTGGTGCCAATCATTTTGGTCTTTCAGTAGCACAAACATTAGACGAAAAAAAACAACATATTAAAATCTTTGATATTAATGAAGAAAAATTAAATCTTTATGTATCAGAATTTGAATCAGTTGAAGCTATTGTTTTGGATACAACTAATAAAAATGCTTTAGAAAGAAATGGAATTTCACAATTTGACTGTGTAATTGTATGTTTTGGTTCAAGTATGGAAGCAAGTATTTTAACAGTTCTAAACTTAATTGACTTAGGTGTTGAAAATATTACCGTAAATGCAAGAGACAAACATCATAAAAGAATTCTATTAGCATTAGGAATTGAAGAAGATAAAGTAATTATTCCTGACGTTATGACAGGAAAATTGGTTGCTACAAAATCATTATTTGATATTGAAGGAGATGTGCAATCAACTGACGGAGAATATAGTTTTACAAGCATTCAAGTTTTAGATGAAAATGTAATTGATAAAACTATTAGTGAAAATGGTTTAAGTACTAATAAAGATTTCAATATTGTTCAAATTAAACGTAATGGAAAAGTTGTTATTCCCGATGAATATACAACTTTAAAAGAAGAAGATATCTTAATTGTGTTTGCCAAAAATACAATGATCAATGATTTAGTAATCAAAATTCGTGGAGAAATTGAAGAAGAATAA
- a CDS encoding TrkH family potassium uptake protein, with the protein MDNLKNEPNNEVQDKKRIKKRKRKLVKVKRSKSLDNTEKTFFAKLKSWWPLSKISGKIIIGYLSAIIIGGFLLSIPGIMINKEHEWNFITGIFTASSAISDTGINMVYTYSDYSILGQFLILAMIKIGGIGLLTFKIVLLVMFNKKVSLDDQSVAKTERGSGTLANTVEMIRDAFIFLTVVEILGSFALFFGFYFTPPGETIEAGTFVSPYQSFSKSLWYGIFHSISAVNNAGFDIIGQQSLMPYNQEGVQAYHLQWIFMIQWIIGGLGYPTYHDIKRKIKAKKEGKQVRFSLFTKLNFVVYLTLFLIGPLLVFCSEYFTQEHSRIMEYVDENNNSTERHWKPWYVWSMDIIFNVTSCRNAGFSTVDVNDFTAGSKFIMSIWMFIGSAPSSTAGGIRTTTFAICIIGIVSIMKNKHSVEAFKKKIPDETVKRSFAVVFLSMLIIMTSIFIVYLDSNVMLTQTTDGNEGLPQDSENTIIRLILYVCSAFGTVGFQPFKPDQIIQMGVLSKIALILTMFIGQLGISNTLLAFVKPKNKQNFGYLEEEVTIG; encoded by the coding sequence ATGGATAATTTAAAAAATGAACCCAATAATGAGGTTCAAGATAAGAAAAGAATAAAAAAGAGAAAAAGAAAACTAGTTAAAGTTAAGAGATCAAAGTCTTTGGATAATACAGAAAAGACTTTTTTTGCAAAACTTAAATCATGGTGACCTTTATCAAAAATCAGTGGAAAAATCATTATTGGTTATTTATCTGCAATTATAATTGGGGGATTTTTATTAAGTATTCCTGGAATTATGATTAATAAAGAACACGAATGAAACTTTATTACTGGTATTTTTACAGCGTCAAGTGCGATTTCAGATACTGGAATTAACATGGTTTATACATATTCAGATTACAGTATTTTGGGTCAGTTTTTAATTTTGGCAATGATTAAAATTGGGGGAATTGGTTTACTTACTTTTAAAATTGTTTTATTGGTAATGTTTAATAAAAAAGTTTCACTAGATGATCAAAGTGTGGCCAAAACTGAAAGAGGTAGTGGAACACTTGCAAATACAGTTGAAATGATTCGCGACGCTTTTATTTTCCTAACAGTTGTTGAAATATTGGGCTCATTTGCACTATTTTTTGGATTTTATTTTACACCTCCTGGAGAAACAATAGAAGCAGGAACATTTGTGAGTCCTTATCAAAGTTTTTCAAAATCATTGTGATATGGAATTTTTCATTCAATTAGTGCTGTAAATAATGCAGGATTTGACATTATTGGTCAGCAATCACTAATGCCGTATAATCAAGAAGGAGTACAAGCATATCATTTACAATGAATTTTTATGATTCAATGAATTATTGGGGGATTGGGATATCCTACTTATCACGATATTAAAAGAAAAATTAAAGCGAAAAAAGAAGGAAAGCAAGTTAGATTTTCATTATTTACAAAATTAAACTTTGTAGTCTATTTAACTTTATTTTTAATTGGTCCTTTATTGGTATTTTGTTCTGAATATTTCACTCAAGAACATAGTCGCATTATGGAATATGTTGATGAAAATAATAATAGTACAGAAAGGCATTGAAAACCTTGATATGTATGATCGATGGATATTATTTTTAATGTAACTTCGTGTAGAAATGCAGGATTTTCAACAGTAGATGTGAACGACTTTACTGCTGGGTCTAAATTTATTATGTCAATTTGAATGTTTATTGGTTCTGCGCCTTCATCAACAGCTGGGGGAATTCGAACAACTACATTTGCAATTTGTATTATTGGGATTGTTTCAATTATGAAAAACAAGCATTCTGTTGAAGCATTTAAGAAAAAAATTCCTGATGAAACAGTAAAACGCAGTTTTGCAGTTGTTTTCTTATCAATGCTAATTATTATGACAAGTATTTTTATAGTTTATTTAGATTCAAATGTAATGTTAACTCAAACAACTGATGGTAATGAAGGTTTACCTCAAGATAGTGAAAATACAATTATTAGATTAATTCTTTATGTATGTAGTGCCTTTGGAACGGTAGGATTCCAACCATTTAAACCAGATCAAATTATTCAAATGGGAGTTTTAAGCAAAATTGCTTTAATCTTGACTATGTTTATAGGTCAACTTGGTATTTCAAATACATTATTGGCCTTTGTAAAACCAAAAAATAAACAGAACTTTGGTTATTTAGAAGAAGAAGTCACAATTGGATAG
- a CDS encoding cation-translocating P-type ATPase, translating to MLENNTTELPLSRREEVQNSNWHNLSNDKIVKLLDTNTQTGLSEQEAQKRLEIYGLNNLPKSKKPNWFLIFLKSFLDPLSIMMSIAGILSLTISLISNELTSPDIAGLVIIVTIILTNSIISTVQEIKSLRQSESINEQRNFAWVLRDSIKKEIDTQYLVPGDIIFSKSGDFVAADCRIFSNQLLKIDESALTGENEAINKISEKIKEKDLVLGDQKNIAFMSTLVIEGKMTGIVIKTGKDSEIGKIATNITDHKAERTPLESKVIRLTTIIGFISIALGVLMFLATLLIRDNLNPELQSYNKLMLIAVSSAISVIPESLTIIVKICLLVASRKMARKNVLIKNPKSIETLGNVNIICSDKTGTLTQNQMTVDGVIVNMTTIEKDKWNPQESQHLLNCMVLCNDAYIENEEKVGSATEIALVKLLIDHKIDYLKERKVNRRIDEIPFSSSRKMMSTVNTIGRQKYLYTKGAVDYLIQNCQSKLVNNKVTRIEEEDFNILREQLQTYAAKGMRMIGFAYKEMHNEQHAKEDNLIFLGAAAIIDPPREEVAKSIQEANAAGIRVIMITGDHKITALEIARRLTIANEHYNDVITGAEIENMDKEELTKKLETTNVFARVNPEHKALIVELLQSQKNIVAMTGDGVNDSPSLVKADVGIAMGITGTDVSKEVSDVVLADDNFKSIIAGVNSGRNVYEKIKYSISFLVAANISQVLTLLLIMAIYNTLALNSVNILFHIFVVETIVAIPIGMQKERKGVMKNQPPKNKNESLLKGIFIQIIITTTLNSLIALFNYQIAIWWLGDSYAAQEYGKTGVYIAIMFGPIIYSFIYNNFFLAINFKTDHKTDRYRPNKWLIIFVLIAVSLTIMTMLPFEFINEFFDFKTVGLNLGLLMIFILNTILITPLIWMFYCLTGKCILKYKERKTKI from the coding sequence ATGTTGGAAAATAATACAACAGAATTACCACTCTCCCGTAGGGAAGAAGTGCAAAATTCTAATTGACATAACTTATCAAATGATAAAATTGTTAAACTTTTAGATACAAATACTCAAACAGGACTCAGTGAGCAAGAAGCTCAAAAGCGATTGGAAATATACGGGTTAAATAATTTACCCAAATCTAAGAAACCAAATTGATTCTTAATCTTTTTAAAATCATTCTTAGATCCACTAAGCATCATGATGTCAATTGCAGGGATTTTATCTTTAACAATTTCATTGATTTCAAATGAGTTAACATCTCCAGATATTGCTGGATTGGTCATAATTGTTACAATTATTTTGACAAACTCTATTATTTCAACGGTTCAAGAAATAAAATCTTTAAGACAAAGTGAATCGATTAATGAGCAAAGAAATTTTGCTTGAGTTTTAAGAGACAGTATCAAAAAAGAAATAGACACACAATATTTAGTACCTGGTGACATTATTTTTTCAAAATCAGGTGATTTTGTTGCTGCTGATTGTCGAATTTTTAGTAATCAATTGTTAAAAATTGATGAGTCAGCTTTAACTGGAGAAAACGAAGCAATTAATAAGATATCTGAAAAAATTAAAGAAAAAGATTTGGTTTTAGGAGATCAAAAAAATATTGCTTTCATGTCTACACTAGTTATTGAAGGAAAAATGACAGGAATTGTCATTAAAACAGGAAAAGATTCAGAAATTGGAAAGATTGCAACTAACATTACAGATCACAAAGCTGAAAGAACTCCTTTAGAATCTAAGGTTATTAGATTAACAACAATTATAGGATTTATTTCAATTGCTTTAGGAGTTTTAATGTTTTTAGCAACTTTATTAATTCGAGATAACTTGAATCCCGAACTTCAAAGTTATAATAAATTAATGTTAATTGCAGTTTCATCTGCAATTAGTGTTATTCCCGAATCATTAACAATCATTGTCAAAATTTGTTTATTAGTTGCTAGTCGCAAAATGGCTAGAAAAAATGTATTAATTAAAAATCCTAAATCAATTGAAACTTTAGGAAATGTAAACATTATTTGTTCAGATAAAACTGGAACACTAACACAAAACCAAATGACAGTCGATGGTGTCATTGTAAATATGACAACAATTGAAAAAGACAAGTGAAATCCCCAAGAATCACAACATTTATTAAATTGTATGGTATTGTGTAATGATGCATATATCGAAAATGAAGAAAAAGTAGGAAGTGCAACAGAAATTGCACTTGTAAAACTTTTAATAGATCACAAAATTGATTATTTAAAAGAAAGAAAAGTAAATCGCAGAATTGATGAAATTCCATTTAGTTCATCAAGAAAAATGATGTCAACAGTTAATACAATTGGGAGACAAAAATATTTATATACTAAAGGAGCTGTTGATTATTTAATTCAGAATTGTCAATCAAAACTTGTAAATAATAAAGTAACTCGAATTGAAGAAGAAGATTTCAATATTTTAAGAGAACAATTACAAACTTATGCTGCAAAAGGTATGCGTATGATTGGTTTTGCATATAAAGAGATGCACAATGAACAACATGCAAAAGAAGATAATTTAATCTTTTTAGGAGCAGCTGCAATTATTGATCCTCCAAGAGAAGAAGTTGCTAAGTCAATTCAAGAAGCTAATGCTGCTGGAATTCGTGTAATTATGATTACTGGAGATCACAAAATTACTGCATTAGAAATTGCAAGAAGATTAACAATTGCCAATGAGCATTATAATGATGTTATAACTGGTGCAGAAATTGAAAATATGGATAAAGAGGAATTAACTAAGAAACTTGAAACAACTAATGTTTTTGCAAGAGTTAATCCAGAACATAAAGCATTAATTGTTGAATTATTACAATCACAAAAAAATATTGTTGCTATGACTGGAGATGGAGTTAATGATTCACCAAGTTTAGTAAAAGCAGATGTTGGAATTGCAATGGGAATTACTGGAACAGATGTTTCCAAAGAAGTAAGTGATGTTGTTTTAGCAGATGATAATTTCAAGAGTATTATTGCTGGAGTTAATTCAGGAAGAAACGTTTATGAAAAAATTAAGTATTCAATTTCATTCTTAGTTGCTGCAAATATAAGTCAAGTATTGACATTGTTATTAATTATGGCAATTTATAATACACTTGCTTTAAATTCAGTAAATATATTATTTCATATCTTTGTTGTTGAAACAATTGTGGCGATTCCAATTGGGATGCAAAAAGAAAGAAAAGGGGTTATGAAAAATCAACCTCCAAAAAATAAGAATGAATCGCTTTTAAAAGGAATTTTTATTCAAATCATAATTACAACAACTTTAAACAGTTTAATTGCATTATTTAATTATCAAATTGCAATTTGATGACTTGGAGATAGTTATGCAGCACAAGAATATGGTAAAACTGGAGTTTATATTGCAATTATGTTTGGACCAATTATTTATTCATTCATATATAATAATTTCTTTTTAGCAATTAATTTTAAAACAGATCACAAAACTGATCGTTATCGTCCAAACAAATGATTAATTATTTTTGTTTTAATAGCAGTAAGTTTAACAATAATGACAATGTTACCATTTGAATTTATTAATGAATTCTTTGATTTTAAAACAGTGGGATTAAATTTAGGACTATTAATGATATTTATATTAAATACAATATTAATTACTCCATTAATTTGAATGTTTTATTGTTTAACAGGTAAATGCATTTTAAAGTATAAAGAAAGAAAAACTAAAATATAA
- the gatB gene encoding Asp-tRNA(Asn)/Glu-tRNA(Gln) amidotransferase subunit GatB: MNNFEVIIGIENHVELKTKSKMFSPAPVSYGEEHNTQICEVDLGYPGALPSVNQEGVRLAILACNGLNMQIDELLRFDRKNYFYPDLVKGFQITQQYHPIGKNGFIIVKDENGNDKKIDIERLHIEEDTAKQIHKGDTTYIDYNRSGIGLVEIVSRPVIRSAKEAVDYVNNLREILLFLGISDVKMNEGSLRCDVNISLRPYGYPEFGPKVEIKNLNSLNNVKKSIEFEIQRQSKLILSGQEVQQETRRFDENIQETVLMRTKSDAVDYRYFREPNINPIKLDSAWIKATIDASPELASVKRNRYLNDYTFNEEETNYILASLELTNFFEETVKLNVEPKKVLNYLLTDIKALMNKDNISIDQSQLTPNDLKTIVDLLDKGEISSKHVKTLLPIAFSSNQSVEQIIEGHNLKLINDEQTIKNYLTPIVETNRNLIVEQYESRPERVEKTIMGQLMKETGGNVNPEKANLIINEMIQSVIK, translated from the coding sequence ATGAATAATTTTGAAGTAATTATAGGAATTGAAAATCATGTTGAACTAAAAACAAAATCAAAAATGTTTTCTCCAGCTCCAGTTAGTTATGGAGAAGAGCACAATACTCAAATTTGTGAAGTTGATTTAGGATATCCTGGGGCTTTACCTTCAGTTAATCAAGAGGGAGTAAGATTGGCAATCCTTGCATGTAATGGATTAAATATGCAGATTGACGAACTACTACGCTTTGATCGAAAAAATTATTTTTATCCAGATTTAGTTAAAGGATTTCAAATTACACAACAATATCACCCAATTGGGAAAAATGGATTTATTATTGTTAAAGATGAAAATGGCAATGATAAAAAAATTGATATTGAAAGATTACATATTGAAGAAGATACTGCAAAACAAATTCATAAAGGTGACACTACTTATATTGATTACAACAGAAGTGGAATTGGGTTAGTTGAAATTGTTTCAAGACCAGTTATTAGAAGTGCAAAAGAAGCAGTTGATTATGTAAATAATCTAAGAGAAATTTTATTATTCTTAGGAATTAGTGATGTCAAAATGAATGAAGGATCACTGAGATGTGATGTCAATATTTCATTGAGACCATATGGTTATCCTGAATTTGGTCCAAAAGTGGAAATTAAAAATTTAAATTCATTAAACAATGTTAAGAAATCAATTGAATTTGAAATTCAAAGACAAAGTAAATTAATTTTATCAGGACAAGAAGTTCAACAAGAAACAAGAAGATTTGATGAAAACATTCAAGAAACAGTCTTGATGAGAACAAAAAGTGATGCTGTTGATTATAGATATTTTAGAGAACCAAATATTAATCCAATCAAATTAGACAGTGCATGAATTAAAGCAACAATTGATGCATCTCCAGAATTGGCAAGTGTAAAAAGAAATCGTTATTTAAATGATTATACTTTCAATGAAGAAGAAACAAATTATATTCTTGCAAGTTTAGAATTAACAAATTTCTTTGAAGAAACTGTAAAACTAAATGTTGAACCAAAAAAAGTTTTAAATTATTTATTAACAGATATAAAAGCTTTAATGAATAAAGACAACATTTCAATTGATCAATCTCAATTGACTCCAAATGATTTAAAAACAATAGTTGATCTTTTAGACAAAGGTGAAATTTCTTCAAAACATGTCAAAACTTTATTACCAATTGCATTTAGTTCAAATCAAAGTGTTGAACAAATCATTGAAGGACATAATTTAAAATTAATTAATGATGAACAAACAATTAAAAATTATCTTACTCCAATTGTAGAAACTAATAGAAATTTAATTGTTGAGCAATATGAATCAAGACCAGAAAGAGTTGAAAAAACTATTATGGGACAATTGATGAAAGAAACTGGGGGAAATGTTAACCCAGAAAAAGCAAATTTAATTATTAATGAAATGATTCAATCAGTTATTAAATAA
- a CDS encoding amidase family protein: MDIKNLSIIELHEKLKNKEFSVSELVNQTYKNLQAEMDSNFLVSLVEPEKDLDKKFDESNFLSGIPFVTKDNISVKNTLTTAGSKILSNYIAPFDATVSQKLKEANSIVLGKATLDELGMGGTGLFGFNGEVRNPKDHSRIVGGSSSGSAYAVATGLVPFATGTDTGDSIRKPASFNGIVGYKPTYGSISRYGVIPYAPSLDHVGFFTRNVTDAAILADATFKYDKKDFTSIDNTNEYFKNLNNPNQKIKFGFIKQVEEHMSGKLHDDYQTICDKIREDGHELINLDFNKQLLDAIPAIYMMISFAEGVSTHANLDGINFGLRAPGKDYADIMKKSRAQGFGKTVKRRFVIGSYQLKSSNQEKLLAKSKKVRRLIIEELARMYEQVDILILPPALEVAPLVEQVMGTDIEERKDNGSVFLEDVLILANMNGMPSITIPFVNYDNLPIGINLNAKPKNDLLLLQASKYMEDLIKKVVVKGGDFNE; the protein is encoded by the coding sequence ATGGATATAAAAAATTTAAGCATTATTGAATTACATGAAAAGTTAAAAAACAAAGAGTTTAGTGTAAGTGAATTGGTAAATCAAACATATAAAAATCTTCAAGCAGAAATGGATTCAAATTTTTTAGTTTCATTAGTTGAACCTGAAAAAGATTTAGATAAAAAATTTGATGAAAGCAATTTTTTATCTGGAATTCCTTTTGTAACTAAAGATAATATTTCTGTTAAAAATACATTAACAACAGCTGGTTCAAAAATTTTATCAAATTATATTGCACCATTTGATGCAACAGTTTCACAAAAATTAAAAGAAGCTAATTCAATAGTTTTGGGTAAAGCAACTTTAGATGAATTGGGAATGGGTGGAACTGGTCTATTTGGTTTTAATGGAGAAGTTAGAAATCCAAAAGATCATTCTAGAATTGTTGGGGGAAGTTCAAGCGGGAGTGCTTATGCTGTTGCAACTGGACTTGTACCTTTTGCAACTGGAACAGATACTGGAGATTCAATTCGTAAACCTGCATCATTTAATGGAATAGTTGGATACAAACCAACTTATGGAAGCATTTCAAGATATGGAGTAATTCCTTATGCTCCAAGTTTAGATCATGTTGGTTTCTTTACAAGAAATGTAACTGATGCTGCAATTCTAGCTGATGCTACATTTAAATATGATAAAAAAGATTTTACTTCAATTGATAATACAAATGAATACTTTAAAAATTTAAATAATCCAAATCAAAAAATTAAATTTGGTTTCATTAAACAAGTTGAAGAACATATGAGTGGAAAATTACATGATGACTATCAAACAATTTGTGACAAGATTCGTGAAGATGGTCATGAATTAATTAATCTTGATTTTAATAAACAACTTTTAGATGCAATTCCTGCAATTTATATGATGATTTCATTTGCAGAAGGAGTGTCTACTCATGCAAACTTAGATGGAATTAACTTTGGATTACGTGCACCAGGAAAAGATTATGCAGATATTATGAAAAAAAGCCGTGCACAAGGATTTGGAAAAACAGTTAAGAGAAGATTTGTAATTGGAAGTTATCAATTAAAATCTTCTAATCAAGAAAAACTTTTAGCAAAATCAAAAAAAGTTAGAAGATTAATTATTGAAGAATTAGCAAGAATGTATGAACAAGTAGACATTTTAATTTTGCCCCCAGCTTTAGAAGTTGCTCCATTAGTTGAGCAAGTTATGGGAACAGATATTGAAGAGCGAAAAGATAATGGAAGTGTTTTTTTAGAAGATGTTTTAATTTTGGCAAATATGAATGGAATGCCTTCAATTACAATTCCTTTTGTTAATTATGATAATTTACCAATTGGAATTAACTTAAATGCAAAACCAAAAAATGATTTATTATTACTACAAGCATCAAAATATATGGAAGACTTAATTAAAAAAGTTGTAGTTAAGGGTGGTGATTTTAATGAATAA
- the gatC gene encoding Asp-tRNA(Asn)/Glu-tRNA(Gln) amidotransferase subunit GatC → MKINKEFILELAEDVMLELTDEEAEEITSFENDILEKFEKVFAINTDNVRESHYPFDYNNTYLREDDEIRTIDREMLLKNAPKHEEGYVVIEKVVK, encoded by the coding sequence ATGAAAATTAATAAAGAATTTATTTTAGAATTAGCAGAAGATGTAATGTTAGAATTAACAGATGAAGAAGCAGAAGAAATCACAAGTTTTGAAAATGATATTTTAGAGAAATTTGAAAAAGTCTTTGCGATCAATACAGATAATGTGAGAGAGAGTCATTATCCTTTTGATTATAATAATACTTATTTACGTGAAGATGATGAGATCAGAACAATTGATAGAGAAATGTTATTGAAAAATGCCCCAAAACATGAAGAAGGTTATGTAGTGATTGAGAAGGTGGTCAAATAA
- the ligA gene encoding NAD-dependent DNA ligase LigA: protein MTELKKHIEEIKEKLHQWSHAYYVLDKPMVDDLEYDSLLKELIKIETQNPQLITSDSPTQKVGGIVLDKFEKYQHKTPMLSLSNAFNDEDLKNFNDQIYKEMENNNYSFFVEPKIDGLSISLIYSNGILSKAVTRGDGVFGEDVTVNVKTIKSIPLKIANQLDYCEVRGEVFLSKKEFDKINHQRSLNGEELFANPRNAAAGTLRQLDSNIAASRNLDAFLYYYMDRETIATHSESMRYLDSMKFKINSLGKHCTNIEEVIEHIHYISEQRSELDYEIDGVVVKVDEFDLYEKVGYTSKFPKWAIAYKFPAEIKTTKLLNIFPTVGRTGRITYNAALEPVQLAGTTVQAATLHNADFIIDRDIRVGAVVKVKKAGDIIPEVIEPIIDKDFDTLEKFQEATHCPECNFILERFEDEVDQYCPNKECPRKIIRAIEHFVSRDAMNIEGLSIKIIEKLFANNFVKEIKDIFNLKNFKEQLIQLDKMGEKSVTNLLEAIEKSKLNSAEKLFFGLGIRHVGKKTAQLLITKYKNILDLKDIDWNDLEEIHDIGPTVTKSITKWFSDKTNIEMLHTLEEQGVNLKYLGQIGTKFSDSITNKNFVITGTLSKPRNHFKTILEEYGAKVIDSVSKKTDYLLAGSEAGSKLEKAQKLNVTIIDEQEFNNLIGGKNEN from the coding sequence ATGACTGAACTAAAAAAACACATTGAAGAAATTAAAGAAAAATTACATCAATGATCTCATGCATATTATGTTTTAGATAAACCAATGGTTGATGATTTAGAGTATGACTCATTGTTAAAAGAATTAATTAAAATTGAAACTCAAAATCCACAATTAATTACGTCAGATTCGCCAACTCAAAAAGTTGGGGGTATTGTTTTAGATAAATTTGAAAAATATCAACATAAAACTCCAATGTTAAGTTTGTCAAATGCTTTTAATGATGAAGATTTAAAAAATTTTAATGATCAAATTTATAAAGAAATGGAAAATAATAATTATTCTTTTTTCGTTGAACCAAAAATTGATGGGCTTTCAATCTCTTTAATTTATAGTAATGGAATTTTATCAAAAGCTGTTACTAGGGGAGATGGAGTTTTTGGAGAAGACGTAACTGTTAATGTTAAAACTATTAAATCTATTCCTTTAAAAATTGCCAATCAATTAGATTATTGTGAAGTTAGGGGAGAAGTTTTTTTATCTAAAAAGGAATTTGATAAAATTAATCATCAGCGTTCATTAAATGGAGAAGAGTTATTTGCAAATCCAAGAAACGCAGCTGCTGGAACTTTAAGACAACTTGACTCAAACATTGCAGCTTCAAGAAATCTAGATGCTTTCTTGTATTACTATATGGATCGCGAAACAATTGCAACTCACAGTGAATCAATGAGATATTTAGATTCAATGAAGTTTAAAATTAATTCCCTTGGTAAACATTGTACTAATATTGAAGAAGTGATTGAACATATTCATTATATTAGTGAACAAAGAAGTGAATTAGATTATGAAATTGATGGAGTTGTTGTTAAAGTGGATGAATTTGATTTATATGAAAAAGTAGGTTACACTTCAAAATTCCCAAAATGAGCAATTGCCTATAAATTCCCAGCAGAAATAAAAACTACAAAGTTATTAAATATTTTTCCAACTGTTGGAAGAACTGGAAGAATAACTTATAATGCCGCACTTGAACCAGTCCAACTTGCTGGAACAACTGTTCAAGCAGCTACACTTCATAATGCAGACTTTATAATTGATCGCGATATTAGAGTCGGTGCTGTTGTCAAAGTTAAAAAAGCAGGAGATATTATTCCTGAAGTGATTGAACCAATTATTGATAAAGATTTTGATACATTAGAAAAATTTCAAGAAGCAACTCATTGTCCTGAATGTAATTTTATTTTAGAAAGATTTGAAGATGAAGTAGATCAATATTGTCCAAATAAAGAGTGTCCAAGAAAAATTATTAGAGCAATTGAACATTTTGTATCACGTGATGCTATGAATATTGAAGGACTAAGTATAAAAATTATTGAAAAATTATTTGCCAATAATTTTGTAAAAGAAATTAAAGATATTTTTAATTTAAAAAATTTTAAAGAACAATTAATTCAACTTGATAAGATGGGAGAAAAATCTGTTACTAATTTATTAGAAGCAATTGAAAAATCAAAATTAAACTCAGCTGAAAAATTATTTTTTGGTTTAGGAATTAGACATGTTGGTAAAAAAACTGCACAACTTTTAATTACTAAATATAAAAATATTTTAGATTTAAAAGATATTGATTGAAACGATTTAGAAGAGATTCACGATATTGGACCAACTGTTACTAAATCAATTACAAAATGATTTAGTGATAAAACAAATATTGAAATGTTACATACGCTTGAAGAACAAGGAGTTAATTTAAAATATTTAGGACAAATTGGAACAAAGTTTAGTGATAGTATTACAAATAAAAATTTTGTAATCACTGGAACACTTTCAAAACCAAGAAATCATTTTAAAACTATTTTAGAAGAGTATGGTGCAAAAGTTATTGATAGTGTAAGTAAAAAAACAGATTATTTATTAGCAGGAAGTGAAGCTGGAAGTAAATTGGAAAAAGCTCAAAAATTAAATGTAACAATTATTGATGAACAAGAATTTAATAATCTAATTGGAGGTAAAAATGAAAATTAA